The following are encoded in a window of Scleropages formosus chromosome 7, fSclFor1.1, whole genome shotgun sequence genomic DNA:
- the LOC108929045 gene encoding high choriolytic enzyme 1-like, whose translation MPSASVITFSLALLSVAHFHVADLMSIREVSYNATAKKWDKQHAGNSIDEDEFSVSTLIEKANKNLGQEYDRPVIEFGDIAVPSGLQNADPCTARGCMWTKSSDGMVYVPFVISRQFSSQERSVIKRGLQSFSSRTCIRFKERQRERDFVSIQSMRGCWSFVGRRGGSQTVSLQQRGCVYFHVVQHELLHALGFNHEQTRSDRDKHVRIIYENVIRGQEHNFRRIDTNNLKTPYDYNSVMHYGRFAFSRNGQATIVPIPNSNVAIGRAMEMSPNDVLRINRLYQCRNT comes from the exons ATGCCATCTGCATCTGTGATCACCTTCTCCTTGGCTCTACTCTCTGTGGCACATTTCCACGTGGCTGAT TTGATGAGCATTCGGGAAGTTTCATACAATGCCACTGCAAAAAAGTGGGATAAACAGCATGCTG GCAACAGTATAGATGAGGATGAATTTAGTGTCTCTACTTTGattgaaaaagcaaacaagaaCCTGG GACAAGAATATGACAGGCCTGTGATCGAATTTGGGGATATTGCTGTTCCTAGTGGGTTACAAAACGCCGATCCTTGCACAGCTCGCGGGTGCATGTGGACCAAGTCTTCTGATGGAATGGTCTATGTTCCCTTTGTCATCTCACGTCAATTTT catcacaagagaggaGTGTCATCAAGAGAGGTCTACAGTCCTTCTCCAGCAGGACCTGCATCCGTTTCAAGGAACGTCAACGTGAGAGAGACTTTGTCAGCATCCAGTCTATGAGAGG ATGCTGGTCATTTGTGGGGCGGCGTGGGGGTAGCCAGACAGTGTCTCTGCAACAGCGGGGCTGTGTCTATTTTCATGTGGTTCAGCATGAGCTTCTGCATGCCCTGGGGTTTAACCATGAGCAGACACGCAGTGACCGTGACAAGCATGTTCGCATCATTTATGAAAACGTCATTCGCG GTCAGGAGCACAATTTCAGGAGGATTGACACCAACAACCTGAAGACACCATATGATTACAATTCTGTCATGCATTATGGAAG ATTTGCTTTCTCCAGAAATGGGCAGGCAACCATAGTTCCAATTCCAAACTCCAatgtggcaatagggagagccaTGGAAATGAGCCCCAATGATGTTCTGAGGATCAATAGGCTGTATCAGTGCA GAAACACTTGA